Proteins found in one Synechococcus sp. LA31 genomic segment:
- a CDS encoding SulP family inorganic anion transporter — MTSASAPPGRSPLRLLNHISTNNIKGDLFGGVTAAVIALPMALAFGVASGAGAAAGLWGAVLVGLFAALFGGTPTLISEPTGPMTVVMTAVIANLTASDPENGMAMAFTVVMLAGLFQIAFGLLKLGRYVTQMPYTVISGFMSGIGFILIILQLGPFLGQAIPKGGVMGTLQSLPQLIANARPAEVVLALITLAILWLTPGKVKKIAPPQLIALVLGTILSLSLLQGGGEEIRRIGEIASGFPQLRTPYVDLPHLSKMLIDAAVLGMLGCIDALLTAVVADSITRTEHNSNKELIGQGLGNIASGLFGGIAGAGATMGTVVNIQAGGRSALSGISRAVILMVVILAFTGVAAQIPQAVLAGIALKVGVDIVDWGFIKRAHRISISGALIMYLVIILTVLVDLIAAVGIGVFIANILTIDKMSELQSKSVKSVSTGDGDLDISDDERRLLDQGRGQVLLFQLNGAMIFGVAKAIGREHNAIGECKAVVFDLTEVSHLGVTAALAVENAVEEAIEKGREVFVVGASGTTLRRLEKLGLFKKLPAERTTIARHAALQQAVAALA, encoded by the coding sequence ATGACATCCGCCTCGGCCCCACCCGGGCGTTCACCGCTGCGGCTGCTGAACCACATCAGCACCAACAACATCAAGGGCGATCTGTTCGGCGGTGTGACCGCTGCGGTGATCGCCCTACCGATGGCCCTGGCCTTCGGTGTGGCCTCAGGTGCAGGTGCTGCCGCAGGCCTTTGGGGCGCCGTGCTCGTCGGCCTGTTTGCCGCCCTCTTTGGCGGCACCCCCACGCTGATTTCAGAGCCCACCGGCCCGATGACGGTGGTGATGACAGCGGTGATCGCCAACCTCACGGCCAGCGATCCCGAGAACGGCATGGCCATGGCGTTCACCGTGGTGATGCTGGCCGGCCTGTTCCAGATCGCCTTCGGCTTGTTGAAGCTGGGCCGCTACGTCACCCAGATGCCCTACACGGTGATCTCGGGCTTCATGAGCGGGATTGGCTTCATCCTGATCATTCTTCAGCTCGGTCCCTTCCTGGGTCAGGCCATCCCCAAAGGTGGCGTGATGGGCACACTTCAGTCTCTCCCTCAGCTCATCGCCAATGCCCGCCCCGCAGAGGTGGTGCTGGCGTTGATCACCCTGGCGATCCTCTGGCTCACCCCCGGCAAGGTGAAGAAGATCGCTCCACCCCAGCTGATTGCCCTGGTGCTCGGCACGATCCTCTCCCTCAGCCTGCTCCAGGGCGGAGGCGAAGAAATCCGCCGCATCGGCGAGATCGCCTCGGGCTTCCCCCAGCTGCGCACCCCTTACGTCGATCTGCCGCATCTCAGCAAGATGCTGATCGATGCGGCCGTGCTGGGCATGCTCGGCTGCATCGATGCCTTGCTCACCGCCGTGGTTGCCGACAGCATCACGCGAACGGAGCACAACTCCAACAAAGAACTCATCGGCCAGGGCTTGGGCAACATCGCTTCTGGCCTGTTCGGTGGCATCGCCGGTGCTGGCGCCACCATGGGCACGGTGGTGAACATTCAGGCCGGCGGCCGTAGCGCCCTTTCGGGTATCAGCCGGGCCGTCATCCTGATGGTGGTGATCCTGGCGTTCACCGGTGTAGCCGCTCAGATCCCACAGGCCGTGCTAGCTGGCATCGCCCTGAAGGTGGGTGTCGACATCGTGGATTGGGGCTTCATCAAGCGGGCTCACCGCATCTCGATCAGCGGTGCGCTGATCATGTATTTGGTGATCATCCTCACCGTGCTGGTTGATCTGATCGCAGCTGTGGGCATCGGCGTGTTCATCGCCAACATCCTCACCATCGACAAGATGAGTGAGCTGCAAAGCAAAAGCGTGAAGTCGGTGAGCACCGGCGATGGTGATCTCGACATCAGCGATGACGAGCGCCGCCTGCTCGATCAGGGCCGCGGTCAGGTGCTGCTGTTCCAACTCAACGGCGCGATGATCTTCGGTGTGGCCAAAGCGATCGGCCGCGAGCACAACGCCATTGGCGAGTGCAAAGCCGTGGTGTTTGATCTCACCGAGGTATCGCACCTGGGCGTGACCGCCGCCCTGGCGGTGGAAAACGCCGTCGAGGAAGCGATCGAAAAAGGTCGTGAGGTGTTTGTGGTGGGCGCCAGCGGCACCACCCTGCGGCGCCTCGAAAAACTGGGCCTGTTCAAGAAGCTTCCGGCTGAGCGCACCACCATCGCTCGCCATGCTGCCCTGCAGCAGGCTGTGGCCGCCCTCGCCTGA
- a CDS encoding MnhB domain-containing protein, with product MTWLYLLAAIALFAAPLASPLPAASGMGPLIDALSQQTQVPNLVSGVILHTRLFDTVAEVVVFTLAAIGVRMVLAADPERKQIRSLNDAPSQVLCELGSTIAALVAAELALRGHLTPGGGFAAGVAGGTAIGLQLISGGADRSERLYRLYRADLWEKAAVMGFLLIALLALLELTPATGPFGSLLSGGWIPVLNLLVALKVTLGSWAMVQRLLRHRGLL from the coding sequence ATGACTTGGCTTTATCTGCTGGCAGCGATTGCCCTGTTTGCGGCACCTCTGGCGAGCCCATTGCCGGCAGCCAGCGGCATGGGCCCTCTCATCGACGCGCTGAGCCAGCAAACCCAGGTGCCCAATCTGGTGTCGGGCGTGATCCTGCACACCCGCTTGTTCGACACGGTGGCGGAGGTGGTGGTGTTCACCCTCGCGGCCATCGGCGTGCGGATGGTGCTGGCGGCTGATCCAGAACGCAAACAAATCCGTTCGCTGAACGATGCCCCCTCGCAGGTGCTGTGCGAATTGGGCTCCACCATTGCGGCACTGGTGGCAGCGGAGCTGGCCCTGCGGGGGCACCTCACCCCGGGAGGGGGCTTTGCGGCAGGGGTGGCGGGCGGCACCGCGATCGGCCTGCAGCTGATTAGTGGTGGTGCCGACCGCAGCGAGCGTCTTTACAGGCTCTACCGCGCCGATCTGTGGGAAAAAGCAGCCGTGATGGGCTTCCTCCTGATCGCCCTGCTGGCGTTGTTAGAGCTCACGCCCGCCACAGGGCCGTTCGGCAGCCTGCTGAGCGGCGGCTGGATTCCAGTGCTCAATTTGCTTGTGGCCCTGAAAGTCACGCTGGGCTCCTGGGCGATGGTGCAGCGCCTCTTGCGTCATCGCGGGCTGCTCTAA
- a CDS encoding hydrogenase subunit MbhD domain-containing protein, whose protein sequence is MNAPLTLGSELDLLLPITALLPITALLLVSQSNPYQTLVLRGILGSVATLVYALLGAPDVALTEALVGTLLSTTLYAVALRSSMALRLDDRRTQSESSRDAQLAAWIAPLHLRLRLNKPGTPAITGSHGWLGDNGHLVLLQPQLLNKLEQCPGYGQWRASGGALHLSQESQS, encoded by the coding sequence ATGAACGCCCCCCTCACCCTCGGCAGTGAGCTTGATCTCCTGCTGCCGATCACGGCTCTGCTCCCGATCACAGCTCTGCTGCTGGTCAGCCAGAGCAATCCTTATCAAACCCTGGTGCTGCGAGGCATTCTCGGCTCGGTGGCCACGTTGGTTTACGCCTTACTTGGAGCGCCGGATGTGGCGCTCACCGAGGCGTTGGTGGGCACCTTGCTGTCCACCACGCTTTATGCCGTAGCCCTTCGCTCCTCAATGGCCTTACGGCTGGACGATCGCCGCACGCAATCCGAATCCAGTCGCGATGCTCAGTTAGCGGCCTGGATTGCCCCTCTGCATCTGCGCCTGCGGCTCAACAAGCCCGGCACCCCAGCCATCACTGGTAGCCATGGCTGGCTTGGCGATAACGGCCATCTCGTGCTCCTTCAGCCGCAATTGCTCAACAAGCTCGAGCAATGTCCCGGCTATGGGCAATGGCGCGCCAGCGGCGGTGCGTTGCACCTCAGCCAAGAGAGCCAATCATGA
- a CDS encoding monovalent cation/H(+) antiporter subunit G has translation MSLLLLGAGLVLWFWGTWPLLEQGSYLSKLHKLSVSDTLGSGLMLLGLLLRIPGQWPLLALALLGLVVWNTIFGYVLARSSQPVEPKR, from the coding sequence ATGAGCCTGCTGTTGCTGGGTGCGGGCCTGGTGCTGTGGTTCTGGGGAACCTGGCCCTTGCTGGAACAAGGCAGCTATCTCAGCAAACTGCACAAGTTGTCTGTGTCCGACACCCTTGGCTCGGGCCTCATGCTGTTGGGCCTTTTGCTTCGCATTCCTGGGCAATGGCCCCTGCTGGCCCTAGCCCTGCTGGGGCTGGTGGTGTGGAACACGATCTTTGGCTACGTGCTAGCCCGCAGTTCGCAACCGGTGGAGCCGAAACGATGA
- a CDS encoding Na+/H+ antiporter subunit E yields the protein MVFLLSCLFRLLLWALLTADLSPLNLAIGLGLAMLLPHARGPGQPLGPTLRALWRSVLAVPLAYGEALALMVGGDREQESWIQRPASDPRNRLLVFLEVFAITLTPFTIVLGLSDGERGACYTVHQLRPRLRQQKEVQR from the coding sequence ATGGTCTTTTTGCTGAGTTGCCTCTTTCGACTGCTGCTCTGGGCTCTGCTCACGGCGGATCTCAGCCCGTTGAACCTCGCCATTGGGCTGGGCCTAGCGATGCTCCTGCCCCATGCCCGCGGCCCTGGGCAGCCACTGGGCCCCACACTGCGGGCTTTATGGCGCAGCGTGCTCGCTGTTCCGTTGGCCTACGGCGAAGCGCTGGCCTTGATGGTGGGTGGTGATCGCGAACAAGAGAGCTGGATTCAGCGACCCGCGAGTGATCCTCGCAACCGTTTACTGGTGTTCCTCGAGGTGTTTGCCATCACGCTCACTCCGTTCACAATCGTGCTCGGCCTCAGCGATGGCGAGCGAGGAGCCTGCTACACAGTCCACCAGCTGCGTCCACGCCTGCGGCAGCAGAAGGAGGTGCAGCGATGA
- a CDS encoding proton-conducting transporter membrane subunit: MTLSWSSSEALLTIWLLVPYLAAFLAVLLPSLSNALVVLCCAATALVGAMPLLTGQSTTLQLLGDFGVQLSLDPLAGWFLLLNGLVCLAVWLEARRQHWDRTGWMLLLVLLGSLNTSFLTTDLISLYVSLEVVGISAFLLILKGQSPNASWIGLRYLLIGNTAMAVYLVGAGLVYAQTSSFQLQALAELAPGAPLVFVLVGLLTKAGVFLNGLWLPRTHAEAPAEVSALLSGVVVGGGALPLLRLEELNGSINELLLPIALASAVLGLIYALGVSDAKRLLAWSTLAQMGLVLLSPAAGGLMAFSHGVAKSGLFLTARSWPSRSLTQWREQPQPWPQMLTIFVGSVSIAGLAPLLGYTAKKQLETSVSPLVAAGLVVLSVGSVAVYCRLCRAPWATGATTTVQLQPWGAWVLMASLLGSGITLVGQVKSGWLISVLVLGLGIGLDQLLEQQRQRNPRALPSLDRLPDLVGGLGLVGAGLLLAIGAEFK; this comes from the coding sequence ATGACGCTGAGCTGGAGCAGCTCTGAAGCGCTGCTGACAATCTGGTTGCTGGTGCCCTACCTGGCCGCTTTTCTGGCGGTGTTGCTGCCATCGCTCAGCAATGCCCTTGTGGTGCTTTGTTGCGCGGCAACCGCTTTGGTAGGCGCAATGCCGCTCCTGACGGGCCAAAGCACAACGCTGCAGTTGCTGGGTGACTTCGGCGTTCAACTGAGCCTCGATCCCTTAGCGGGGTGGTTTCTTTTGCTCAACGGCCTCGTGTGCCTCGCGGTATGGCTAGAGGCCCGGCGTCAGCACTGGGATCGCACCGGCTGGATGCTGCTGTTGGTGCTGCTGGGCTCCCTCAACACCAGCTTTCTCACCACAGACCTAATCAGCCTCTACGTCAGCCTTGAAGTGGTGGGCATCAGCGCCTTTCTGCTGATCCTGAAAGGCCAAAGCCCCAACGCCAGTTGGATCGGCCTGCGCTACCTGCTGATCGGCAACACCGCGATGGCCGTGTATCTGGTGGGAGCTGGGTTGGTGTACGCCCAAACGAGCAGCTTCCAGCTGCAGGCGCTGGCCGAGCTCGCACCCGGGGCACCCTTGGTGTTTGTGCTGGTGGGATTACTCACCAAAGCCGGCGTATTTCTCAACGGCCTCTGGCTTCCGCGCACCCATGCCGAAGCCCCTGCCGAGGTGTCTGCCCTGCTCTCCGGTGTGGTGGTTGGAGGAGGTGCTTTGCCGCTACTGCGCCTCGAGGAGCTCAATGGCAGCATCAACGAGCTACTCCTGCCGATCGCCCTGGCCAGCGCCGTGCTGGGCCTGATCTATGCCCTCGGCGTGAGCGATGCCAAACGGCTACTGGCTTGGAGCACCCTGGCTCAAATGGGACTCGTGCTGCTCTCTCCGGCAGCCGGCGGGCTGATGGCGTTTTCCCATGGTGTGGCCAAGAGCGGGCTGTTTCTCACGGCCCGCTCTTGGCCCAGCCGCTCACTCACCCAGTGGCGTGAGCAGCCACAACCATGGCCACAGATGCTCACGATTTTCGTGGGCTCCGTGTCTATCGCTGGCCTCGCACCCTTGCTTGGCTACACCGCAAAAAAACAGCTGGAAACAAGCGTTTCGCCTCTCGTTGCTGCTGGATTGGTGGTGTTGTCGGTGGGAAGTGTTGCCGTGTACTGCCGTCTCTGCCGCGCTCCCTGGGCGACCGGGGCCACCACAACGGTGCAGCTTCAGCCCTGGGGTGCATGGGTGTTGATGGCGTCTCTGTTAGGGAGCGGGATCACCCTGGTGGGCCAGGTGAAGAGCGGCTGGCTGATCAGCGTGCTGGTGCTGGGGCTGGGAATCGGACTCGATCAGCTGCTCGAGCAGCAGCGCCAGCGAAACCCACGCGCGCTGCCCTCGCTGGATCGTCTACCAGATCTTGTGGGTGGCTTAGGGCTTGTGGGAGCTGGATTGTTGCTGGCCATCGGGGCGGAGTTCAAGTGA
- a CDS encoding cation:proton antiporter subunit C codes for MAPIRLLELLILLAALAGFAGLLLRRNLFLKVLSMDVMGSAVVALFVLLAARSGLRSPILPRSGELLAQDYADPIPQAVILTAIVIGLSIQALLLVVITQMARIDPSLDTASFEPNDQP; via the coding sequence ATGGCACCGATCCGACTGCTGGAGCTGCTGATCCTGCTCGCGGCACTGGCCGGCTTTGCGGGGTTGCTGCTACGCCGCAACCTCTTTCTCAAAGTGCTTTCGATGGATGTGATGGGCAGCGCTGTTGTGGCGTTATTTGTGCTGCTGGCAGCTCGCTCTGGCCTACGCAGTCCGATCCTGCCGCGCTCGGGCGAACTGCTCGCCCAGGACTACGCCGACCCGATTCCCCAGGCGGTCATTCTCACGGCCATCGTGATCGGGCTGTCCATCCAGGCCCTGCTGCTGGTGGTGATCACCCAGATGGCGCGGATCGACCCCAGCCTGGATACAGCCAGCTTTGAACCCAACGATCAGCCATGA